One Chlamydiota bacterium DNA window includes the following coding sequences:
- a CDS encoding NgoFVII family restriction endonuclease yields MPRIFDNISDDLLSALRETIAVSDRADFCVGYFNLRGWKALDSHIERWAGGEGRCCRLLVGMQRIPHEEVYTLLGMGKSDEDIDQKIAVRLKKEIVQKFKEQLTIGVPTNDDEAGLRRLAAQIKAKKVVVRLFLRHPLHAKLYLLFRPDPINPTVGYLGSSNLTLAGLAHQGELNIDVLDHDACRKLAQWFEDRWSDHWCIDISSDLVSVIEESWAREDAIPPYHIYIKMAYHLSREAREGISEFHLPDELKDRLFAFQEAAVKIAAHHVNKRGGVLIGDVVGLGKTMMATALARVFEDDYDLETLVICPKNLLPMWTDYRERYHLRGKVLSLSRAIRELPDMRRYRLVVIDESHNLRNREGKTYSAIRDYIKKNDSKCILLSATPYNKTYLDLSNQLRLFLPDDQTLPIRPERLLKDLGETEFIRRHQCAPRTLAAFEKSEYADDWRELMRLYLVRRTRSFIMDNYAETDPANGRKFLPLKEGVPYYFPTRIPKTLKFSIDERSKKDQYARLYSSDVVTTIGSLHLPRYGLGNFIAPAPDTPPTRDEAKALQNLSRAGKRLMGFCRTNLFKRLESSGQAFLQSVERHILRNFVYLHAIEAGKPLPIGTQDSGLLDARICDEDTDFVGDIFQGEEGTACAAEDTTDLRTIEGFRKRAAEVYRGYATHGKKRFDWLRADLFDKILPKYLRTDAEALIGVLDMCGEWNPRLDTKLSALRALIRTQHPKDKIIVFSQFADTVLYLEKQLKAMGVDRLAAVTGNSSDPTHLAWRFSPESNEKRDKVPPKDELRVLIATDVLSEGQNLQDCAIVVNYDLPWAIIRLVQRIGRVDRIGQHAETIVSYSFLPADGVERIIRLRARVRQRLRENAEVVGTDEAFFEDDRNDKAVRDLFTEKAGILDGDADGEVDMASYAYQIWKNAVGADPALEKTVADLPPVVYSTRAHKSSSEAPAGVLVYLRTAGDNDALAWIDSSGRSVTESQKLILDAARCAPATPAVPRLEAHHTLVRSGVEQIVKEEKTGGGQLGRPSGARFRTYERLKRYAEEVKDTLFDRQELHRAIEEIYRYPLRDAAKDVLNRLLRTHVSDQDLAQKVMSLRDADALTVKTDDAETAREPRIICSMGLSDLKVEK; encoded by the coding sequence ATGCCCCGCATCTTCGACAACATCTCCGACGATCTCCTTTCCGCTCTCCGTGAAACGATTGCAGTCTCCGACCGCGCGGATTTTTGCGTGGGATATTTCAATCTCCGCGGGTGGAAGGCCCTGGATTCTCACATTGAGCGTTGGGCGGGCGGAGAGGGGCGTTGCTGCCGTCTGCTTGTCGGGATGCAGCGCATACCCCATGAAGAAGTCTATACCCTTCTCGGTATGGGCAAGTCAGACGAGGATATCGATCAGAAAATCGCCGTTCGCCTCAAGAAGGAGATAGTCCAGAAATTCAAGGAGCAACTGACGATCGGCGTACCCACTAATGATGACGAAGCGGGACTTCGCAGACTGGCCGCACAGATTAAAGCGAAGAAGGTCGTCGTCAGGCTGTTTCTGCGCCATCCGCTCCACGCAAAACTGTATCTGCTGTTCAGACCGGATCCCATAAATCCAACCGTCGGTTACCTTGGCAGCAGTAATCTGACCCTCGCCGGCCTTGCGCATCAGGGAGAGTTGAACATCGACGTCCTCGATCACGATGCATGCCGAAAACTGGCGCAATGGTTCGAGGATAGATGGAGTGACCATTGGTGCATCGATATCTCCTCCGATCTTGTGAGCGTCATCGAGGAGAGCTGGGCGCGCGAGGATGCGATCCCCCCATATCATATCTACATCAAGATGGCCTACCATCTATCCCGCGAGGCCCGCGAGGGCATATCCGAATTCCACCTGCCGGACGAGCTGAAGGACAGGCTGTTCGCCTTTCAGGAAGCAGCGGTCAAAATCGCCGCACATCACGTCAATAAGCGCGGCGGGGTATTGATCGGCGACGTGGTCGGCCTCGGCAAGACCATGATGGCGACGGCGCTCGCGCGTGTTTTCGAGGACGATTACGATCTTGAGACTCTGGTGATCTGCCCGAAAAATCTGCTCCCCATGTGGACAGATTACAGGGAACGATACCATCTTCGCGGGAAAGTGCTTTCTCTAAGCCGCGCTATCCGTGAATTGCCCGACATGCGCCGATATCGTCTCGTGGTGATCGACGAAAGCCATAATCTCCGCAACCGCGAGGGGAAGACCTACAGCGCCATTCGTGATTACATCAAGAAGAACGACAGCAAGTGCATTCTGCTTTCCGCGACACCCTACAATAAAACCTATCTTGACCTCTCAAACCAGCTCCGGTTATTCCTCCCCGACGATCAGACGCTCCCCATCCGTCCGGAGAGGCTGCTGAAAGATCTAGGGGAGACGGAATTCATTCGCCGCCATCAATGCGCCCCGCGAACATTGGCGGCCTTTGAGAAGAGCGAATATGCCGACGACTGGCGCGAACTCATGCGCCTCTATCTTGTCCGGCGGACGCGCAGCTTCATCATGGATAATTATGCGGAAACTGATCCCGCGAACGGGCGCAAGTTCCTCCCGCTTAAGGAGGGGGTCCCGTACTACTTCCCCACGCGTATCCCCAAGACGTTGAAATTTTCCATCGATGAGCGCAGCAAGAAAGATCAGTATGCGCGTCTCTACTCCTCGGATGTCGTTACTACAATCGGCTCACTCCATCTGCCCCGCTATGGATTGGGCAACTTCATCGCCCCGGCTCCCGATACACCGCCGACCAGAGATGAGGCAAAGGCGCTTCAAAATCTCTCCCGTGCAGGCAAGCGATTGATGGGATTCTGCCGGACAAATCTGTTCAAGCGACTTGAATCCAGCGGACAGGCGTTTCTCCAGTCGGTGGAACGACACATCCTTCGGAACTTTGTCTATCTCCATGCCATAGAAGCGGGGAAACCTCTCCCCATCGGAACACAGGATAGCGGTCTATTGGATGCTCGGATATGCGACGAAGACACCGATTTTGTCGGGGATATCTTCCAGGGAGAAGAAGGGACGGCATGCGCCGCCGAGGACACAACTGACCTGCGGACAATCGAGGGCTTCAGAAAGCGGGCAGCAGAGGTTTACCGCGGGTATGCCACTCATGGGAAAAAACGGTTCGACTGGCTTCGCGCGGACCTTTTCGACAAGATACTCCCAAAGTACCTGCGTACCGACGCCGAAGCGCTCATCGGAGTGCTGGACATGTGCGGCGAGTGGAATCCCCGCCTTGATACGAAGCTATCAGCGTTGCGTGCACTGATCCGTACACAACATCCCAAGGACAAGATAATCGTATTTTCCCAATTCGCCGACACGGTGCTCTATCTCGAAAAGCAACTCAAAGCGATGGGAGTCGATCGCCTGGCGGCTGTAACGGGAAATTCATCGGACCCAACGCATCTTGCCTGGAGGTTCAGCCCGGAAAGCAACGAAAAGCGGGACAAGGTTCCCCCGAAAGACGAACTTCGGGTGCTCATCGCCACGGATGTGTTGAGCGAGGGACAGAATCTCCAGGACTGCGCCATTGTGGTCAATTACGATCTCCCGTGGGCGATTATCCGCCTTGTGCAGCGGATCGGCCGTGTGGACCGCATCGGGCAACATGCGGAAACTATAGTGAGCTACTCGTTTCTCCCCGCCGATGGCGTGGAGCGCATAATTCGTCTTCGCGCCCGTGTACGGCAGCGCCTGCGGGAGAACGCTGAAGTGGTCGGGACGGACGAGGCGTTCTTCGAGGATGACCGCAATGATAAGGCCGTGCGCGATCTTTTTACCGAAAAAGCGGGTATCCTCGACGGCGACGCCGATGGGGAAGTGGATATGGCATCCTACGCCTATCAGATATGGAAGAACGCGGTCGGCGCCGATCCCGCATTGGAGAAAACCGTCGCCGATCTGCCACCGGTAGTGTATTCCACCCGCGCGCACAAATCCTCGTCCGAGGCCCCTGCCGGAGTTCTGGTCTATCTGCGGACCGCTGGGGACAACGATGCGCTCGCCTGGATTGATTCCTCCGGTCGAAGCGTTACAGAATCGCAGAAATTGATTCTGGATGCCGCCAGGTGCGCCCCGGCCACGCCGGCGGTTCCGCGCCTTGAGGCACATCATACCCTCGTCCGGTCAGGGGTCGAGCAGATCGTTAAGGAAGAGAAGACAGGCGGGGGTCAGCTCGGCCGCCCCTCGGGCGCGCGGTTCAGAACATATGAGCGGCTCAAGCGATACGCGGAAGAAGTGAAGGATACTCTGTTTGATCGGCAGGAGTTGCACCGGGCCATTGAGGAGATATACCGGTATCCGTTGCGCGATGCCGCCAAGGATGTTCTGAATCGCCTGTTGCGGACGCACGTATCCGATCAGGATCTGGCGCAAAAGGTGATGTCCCTCCGTGACGCCGATGCGCTCACGGTCAAGACCGATGATGCGGAAACCGCCCGGGAACCACGCATCATCTGTTCCATGGGATTGTCCGATCTTAAGGTCGAGAAATAG
- a CDS encoding exo-alpha-sialidase, whose translation MRAAASASCAVLLVCAARVPSLAETWAWSGTGRIEGADNVFRIVQACGGALHAATGPRGAVYTSHGEGWSRPAFLPGAADVLALIEASNGSLYAGSSPNGAIFRSDDGGESWDAIFSDHANVGEVKSFAEMEDGSLYAGTGPEGTILVSRDGGGSWEEAGSIPGARFVYCLLAASGEVLYAGTDCGVFASHEEGRWRSTGGPPGVPLVFRLAEGTSGSILAGCDGQTFEYPAGTGSWLPGLRVSRFSYAVFSIVDVSGTLFASTGSDSGIHARAPGDAAWRRVAGFRYAPNVYDLLHASDGTSYAAVGGSAGSGAVYAHAPLLKVWVGTDMPNAGEPLTVEFAVRPVASRFDAYAIVTGPGGSYSCTDGTPSVLVPGIRPFLRGVPGLAVPASGVVLSLPAAPPGAWSVVAGLVPAGAPPSAHGTIPGYLDSCRIEIGAGR comes from the coding sequence ATGCGCGCCGCTGCAAGCGCTTCGTGCGCCGTCCTCCTCGTCTGTGCCGCCCGCGTCCCGTCGTTGGCGGAGACGTGGGCGTGGTCAGGCACCGGGCGCATCGAGGGGGCGGACAACGTCTTCAGGATCGTCCAGGCCTGCGGCGGCGCCCTGCACGCCGCCACCGGCCCCCGCGGGGCGGTCTACACGTCCCACGGGGAAGGATGGAGCCGCCCCGCGTTCCTCCCCGGCGCAGCCGATGTCCTGGCCCTCATCGAAGCGTCAAACGGCTCCCTCTACGCCGGCAGCTCCCCGAACGGGGCGATCTTTAGGAGCGATGACGGCGGGGAAAGCTGGGACGCGATCTTCTCGGACCATGCGAACGTAGGCGAGGTCAAGTCGTTCGCCGAGATGGAAGACGGGTCCCTGTACGCTGGCACCGGCCCGGAGGGGACGATCCTCGTCTCCCGCGACGGCGGGGGATCGTGGGAGGAGGCGGGGAGTATCCCGGGCGCGCGGTTCGTCTACTGTCTCCTCGCCGCCTCGGGCGAGGTTCTCTACGCAGGGACCGACTGCGGCGTCTTCGCGTCTCACGAGGAGGGCCGGTGGCGGTCCACCGGCGGGCCTCCGGGCGTTCCCCTCGTCTTCCGCCTTGCGGAGGGGACAAGCGGATCGATCCTCGCGGGGTGCGATGGACAAACGTTCGAGTATCCGGCCGGGACGGGTTCGTGGCTTCCCGGCCTGCGGGTGAGCCGATTCAGCTACGCGGTCTTCAGCATCGTGGACGTTTCGGGAACGCTTTTCGCAAGCACCGGATCGGACAGCGGCATCCACGCGCGCGCGCCGGGCGACGCGGCCTGGCGCCGCGTCGCCGGTTTCAGGTACGCGCCGAACGTCTACGACCTGCTCCACGCGTCCGACGGGACGTCGTACGCGGCGGTCGGCGGCTCCGCGGGCTCGGGGGCGGTGTACGCGCACGCGCCGCTCCTGAAAGTCTGGGTGGGCACGGATATGCCCAATGCCGGGGAGCCGCTGACCGTCGAGTTCGCCGTGCGCCCCGTCGCATCCCGTTTCGACGCGTACGCGATCGTCACGGGGCCGGGCGGATCCTACTCCTGCACAGACGGAACCCCGTCGGTTTTGGTGCCCGGCATCCGGCCGTTCCTGCGCGGCGTCCCCGGCCTCGCCGTCCCCGCGTCAGGCGTCGTCCTCTCCCTCCCCGCCGCGCCCCCCGGCGCCTGGTCGGTCGTCGCCGGCCTCGTCCCCGCCGGGGCGCCGCCCTCGGCACACGGTACAATCCCCGGATATCTCGATTCCTGCCGGATCGAGATCGGGGCCGGAAGGTGA